The Patagioenas fasciata isolate bPatFas1 chromosome 21, bPatFas1.hap1, whole genome shotgun sequence genomic sequence cagtgtcaggaggatggagccaggctcttctgggtgacaaccagtgataggacaaggggtaatgggttcaaactggaacacaggaggttccacttaaatttgagaagaaacttcttcatggcgaGAATGGCAGagccggcccaggctgcccagggaggctgtggagtctccttctctgcagacattcaaacccgcctggacaccttcctgtggaacctcagctgggtgttcctgctccatggggcgattgcactggatgagctttccaggtcccttcaacccctgacactctgtgactcCGGTGGTTGTTGAGGGGGGGGTCTTAGCGCCACAGGGGCTGTGGGGAACGCGGATGTGGGGGTGCCTCAGGGCCCCCGGCGGTTCGTTGGGTGCCGGGGGTCGCAGGGCCGGGCCATGGCGGAAGCAGGAAGCGCCGGCCCGTCCCCGGTCCCGCCTCCATCGCGGGCGGGAGGAGCCCGGAGccgggcggcggagcggggcaGCCGCCGGGCGGTGCCGGGGtgagcccgggggacacggggcaggggTGGCGAGGGGGTCTGGAGCACCGGGCTGGGCCTCGGCCCTTACGCTAGGGGGGCTCCCTGGGCCTCAGCGGGCCCTCACCAGGCCCTCACCGGGCGCCTAGCTGCGGGGGTGGGGGGCTGGTTTTTCTGCTTGaatttattgatttttatattaaaaaagaaaaaaaaatcctagttgGAGATGAATCCGGGAGATGCCCTGAGGCTGTGGTGGGTTCAGGCCCCTCTCGGGGCGGGGGGTTTAACCCAAGTCGGACCCAACGccccgggcagggccgggggagGCGGCGCAAACCGGGTTAAAGCAGATGaggatgtatttttatttatatcgCTGTTTTAGCTTCACTGGCACGGCGAGTAAGCTTCCCCTTTTAAAGGCTTCTCTGCCAGCACTTCTCTCTAAATAATTACAGTATCTTAATATTATAGCACCTCGGCTTTCTAGAGCCCGGGTCCAAACCGCGTCGGGTTCGGGGTCGGTCGGGGCGCTGGGCTGGGAGCCCTTCAGACCAAGAACCGTCGCTATTTCCATTTGCAGAGAGAGCCGCTTATTGCTGGAGTTCATAAAAAGCAGCAATACCGTTtggttttctcattttaaaaggcCCGTCTCCGAGGGGCCGCCGGGCACAAGGGCCGAGGCTCATTCAGTACGTGCGCGGCGGCAAAGCGGGAACAGCAGCCTGTTGTTGCTAATTTGTCGGTTGTATTGTGGCGATAGGAAGGGAAATAatgggttgttgtttgttttttaaggccTCATCTGTTCTCAGAACAAAGCGGGAGTGTGATGCCTGGTTTCCCAGCTGAGGACACGGGTGGTTGTTGAGTTTGTCAAGGAGCTGACTTGGGATTTTAGTGTGTGTGGCTTGCAGGGGTTGTCTACAAAGGTATTGAATCAAACGTAGATTGGGGGAGAACTGGGATGTGTCGCAGTGTTTTCTCATAGCAGGGTGCTTCTTCTGCTGTTTGGAAAGGGGGAAATCGCCGTGTTTGACAGCGTTTCTGTAGGGATAATTGTTTTACGTGGTTCCAGGCGCGTTCTGTGAGCAGAAGCttgctgaccctgctggagctgggcaCGGGAGAGCGTCACAGGCGAGAGCTTTGGCACGCAGGAAGCCAGATAACCTTTCAGGGCACCAGTCGCAGTGTCAGGGCAACTAAAGTAATCAGAAAAATTGGGAGAAAAAAGCATTTAATATCCTGCAGATGTGCTGGCTCTTGCTCGTTATGTGAATCAGGGTATTACATAAATGAAAGAGTTAGTAAAGCGGTGTGTTGTTTTTATAGAGCCGAATGCGTGCCAGGTGCTTTACAGATGAGAAGAAAAGGTCCCTGCCTTGGAGAGCTGACGATCCGTAATGAGCTATTATTGATCAAACCTGCTTTGGGACAGCTCTGCGAGCCCATGGGGCTGCTCAGGTCATAAGATCTGGGACAAATATTTGCACGGAATGGTGGTAGAACAGGGCCAGGAGCTAATTAACCTGCCAATGTAGTGCAGCGTGCTCTCGTTGCGTGCTTGGGGTCAGGTTTTAATTCGGCATTTTACTCCTTTGGTTTTTCTAGGGCTGTGGCTAGATATTTCACGCTGATGTTAATATAACATCTGACATTAACTGCTTGGGTTGGATGCTTAGGCAGCTGCTGACCAAACAAATCAGGGTTATTTTTCAGCCAGATAGTTTTCCTGATCTGATTCACCGTGTGACCACGTAAATTAATGCgcaagagcagagcagggagctggtCCTGGGGCAGAGAGGCGATGGCTGGAGCCGGTAGTGCTGTTGAAAagttttggcttggtttttttttcctctgaaatgacatgcaggaaaaataaaatatattaagaaTGCCCTTTCTTGAGTTCTGGCTTCTTGTAGAAACTCGAGTGAGCACAACAGATCTGTGATTTAAAAGGGGGCTGTGTGCAGAGGAGATCTATGTAAATAGTTATCTGGTTCTTGTAGCAGAGCGAGGAGGTGACCGGGGTGAAGCAGCTGGATTCATGAGCTGGTTCCCTGTGTCAGGCACTTAAAGGAAAAAGGGACCAGGGGCCTGATTTCCATTTCCACTGATTatgctttgtgtgttttttccctGATGCCCCTCAGTCTGTGTTTTCAGGGCAATGCGTTGCTGAACGCCAGCTCCCCAGAAAGTTTCGGACCAAGGTTGGAGTTCTCCCAGCTCAGAAACGAGGAGCAGCTCCAGGCCTCACAGATGctccctctcccccagcagcgtttTTCCAAGGCCTAATGTCTCTCTAACAATGGGATTCTCACGTTGGCAGCTATTAGCTTATCCGGCAATTTCTTCGCATCTTTTCTTCAGCCCATCTGCTGCTCTGGGTATCATGAGGCTCTGCTTTTGTGGCAGACAGGGGGAGTGGTAGAGGAACACGTTTCATTCATGTTGGTTGCTCGTAGGTACGTTCTTACAAGTTTCCCCGTTGAAATTTCACGGTGGGAAATAATTTGCTGTCAAATGCCGTGTTTTTTCTGGCATTCACAGCACAACTCTTGCTGCGGTGTTTAGTTCTGTGGCATTTCTGCAGGTGAATGACCTGCAGGCAAACTTAGCAAGGAACGCGGGagcttttgctgcctgcagagctcGCTGCTATCGCCTCACTGTTACTCAATAATCGGTTGGCCTGGACTTTAGGTTGCGAAAATTTAAACAAATTGTAGACTGTTGAACTTTGCCCTGCACATACTGCTTATTTCTCTGTCCTGTTCTTATTGCTGACGGGGGATTTAATGAAAACAAATCTACGTTAAAATAAGCGACTGAAATTATAGCGCGGGAGAGCTTAGCTTGGCTACCGTGTGTGCTGATCAGCTTTGTATTGCTGGCTCTTGTACATGGTGAGCAGTCGCTTTATGGGACGGATTCGTTTGGAATAGATGAATAAACGGAGTTtcattgatttctgggaagctttGTTCATTTACATAAGCTGTGAATCTCAGCCGGTTCTTCTCTTGTCAGGAGATTTCACGGCTTCTTTCAGTCCCCGTGGGATACTGAACCAGCAGAGACTATTAGGGCTGCAGCTAAACCTTGTCCTGCCAAGAGGTTTGTTCCAGATAATCCTTCCTTCTTGCCTGAACATCGCGGTGTTCCTGTGATCCCTCTGCACACGCTGATCTTGAGCTGGATGGCTGGAGTTTGTCTTGTGTTAACGTACAGAATCTCTCCATAGGTGTTTTTCATCGGAGGCCATGGAGCTTTCGGCTAATGAGCTCAGCATTTACGACAAACTGTCAGAGACGATTGATCTGGTGAGGCAAACTGGCCACCAGTGTGGGATGTCAGAAAAAGCCATCGAGAAATTCATCAAGCAGCTCTTGGAAAGGAACGAGCCCCAAAGGGGGCCGCCGCGGTACCCCATCTTAGTGCCTCTCTACAAGGTAAGACGTCTCGTGTTTGCGCAGCCCATTTGAGGGTCGAAAGTTCTCCTTTTGCACCTGAACCTTTTATTTTCCGTTGCATATGAAAGTTTAATGTGTCAACACCTTCCTTGCCTTAAATTGTTAAAGAATGATGCTTTCAGATTGATTCTTCAGGTAAAGATTCCCAGTGTCAGCGCCCTCGGTGGAAAtgtgagggaaggaggagattcTTAAAAGTTCAGGGTTGAATAACAAAGAGATCCAGGTTCTGTTTCTGACCCTATCATGAGTATCTGCCTGGTTTTTTTCTCATTCTAGTCTATAAAATAAACCTGAAGCCTTCATGCTTGATTCTAGAAACATATTTTGAGACCCTAAACTAAAAGACGCTGTAAAAGGTTTTGCAAAGTGGGTGAAAGAATGCTGTTGTTAAATAGGTTCAAGATGTTTGCTACGAGGATGAAAAACTTCCCACCGCTATAATATGCAGTAATATTTTAGTGTCGTCTTTACAAAATCATCATGATGGTTTCTATTTAGGAAAAAATTCAAGCTGTCTTCCTCtataagaaactgtaaaatgaggCAGGAGAACAGAAAACTGGGAGTTTGAACTTTCAGCTTCTGTTCTTGTTTTTGCTGTTGATTCACGTTGGCTTTGGCCGGGGGGAGAAATGCATCATGTCATCTCTTCAAGGCTTATTTGGGATTCTGGTATGGAGGAGGGAGCTGGTGCCAGCTCTGCGTTTGGAGGCTTGACGAATGTTTGCAAAAAGCCTTGAAAACCCTTGTGTAAGAGGCATGGCAGGAGTGCAAGCTTTTGTTTGATTAGGTGGGAGGAATTGGGACTATCTGTAGATAATCCTCGCTGCATTTGCAGTGCTCAAATATGTGAACGGTTGTGTGGCTTGGGTTTGAAAGCTGCTTGATGTCATCCTTGGACAGCCCTAATGTGTACACGGAGTTGTCACTCGGTTTTATTGCATAGGATTGCAGTTGAAACGAGGAGTCACAGAAAACTGAGCGTTCACCCTTTGATACCAGCCACAAGGTGTGTCCTGTTCTGGAGACACATCAGCTCAGTGCGGTCTCATTAATTCCGAGCCTGTTTTCTCTCGCAGGGGCTGCTCACGCTGGGCTTGGTCTTGCTGACCGTGTACTTCGTGGTCCAGCCGTACAACCCGCTGCCACCCGAAGCTCCGCTCTCCAGAGCCCAGGCCTGGGGCTCCCTCGTCGGTCACATCCGCCTGCTCTCTCTGCCCATCGCCAAGAAGTACATGCTCGAGAGTAAGGAAATTATTTCTCTGCTGTAACACAAGCCTAGCAAGAAATACCAAGTTAAATACCAGCCGTGAGGATTGTTTGACTGTCTCCTTGGGCACCAAATAACAAACGTGTTTCTGGCATGGCACCATGGTTTTCTCTTTTCCTACCGCTCTACTTAAAAATAACATCCTGAATTCTAGCTAGGGTGCTTTCCCTTCATTCATTTGGGCTGCAAAATCTTTTATCTCTAACTTCATCATTTTCTTCTTGCACATTCTCTTTTCCTTGCTTTTAACACCTCAGGTTTTTTCGTCTACAAGAGTTCCCTTCCTCTAAAAAACCCTTTGCCGTTCTGAGAATCGTACTGAGATAGCTATGCTGGGTAAATGTCACTTTTTCTCAGTAAGCAGGAGAAACAGCTTGCCAACCAAATCTGGATATCGGCGAGCAAAGTGTAGAAACCTCAACACGTGACCCGAGTTGAAGGAAAAGTGGTTTTGCCAAGTGGTGCATTGGGAAAGAACTGTGGGCTTGAGAGCTATGGCGTTTATAGCCGTTAACGCACCATAAGGGGAACGTGTGTGTGGGGAAGCTGGATAAGTGGCTCCCTAATGAGGCAGCCCCAGCACGAGAGGGGAATAGAATAGATTTTTCCTAGACTGGCATAATAGAAGTGGAAAAGTTTTATTATTTCTCATTCTCAGAGAATAATTTCCACTGACTTAGGCTGGCAAATGAGTGTAAACATGGGCTTTGCCTCTTTGATAAAATACAAAGACTGTCAGTAATGATAAATCTGTGAGTTATTTTGAGCAGGGCTGTGGCACAATGTTGGTTGTCTGTCGGCACACTGTAAAAACAAACTTCTGTCTCCGTGCCCTCCGCGGGTTTATATTTAGCCTGGGCAGCTCATTGTGTTGGAGTTGTCTGTTCTGGCTCTGACCTTCCTGCCGCAACTAAAAAGGGCACCCTGAAATGCCAGCGCCGTTCTGCGTTTGCTCCGTgtgtctccctctcttccactGACACGTGGGATTTCTGTTAACTCGAGTCTGTGCGGGTGGGACGGGGTATCCCACGTTGTTCGTCTCCTTCCTTACGCACTGGGATCTCTCCCAGGGAGGCAAAAACAAAGGCGAGGAGATGGCTGGAATAGCCCCTTGACTGCTTATCTACTGCATTTCAGCGTTGACGCGAGTGAACACCCTTCTGCTTCTGCGCGGGGAAGAAAGCCAAgagtttcttcttcctctctctgtgTCGATCTTGGTAGATGAAAATTTCGAGGGGGCTGAGGACAGAACTTGGAGTTTTCTGTGCTCGGGCACCAGTTCAAATCCAGCTGGGGCTGTTGTTGCTGGAAGCCACCTGTGAGCAGTTTGGAGGCTGCCTGGCCCTCCGGCAGCGCTGGCAGCGTTTCCGCGGCCCCAACGCGGTGCGGACAGAGCCCGGCCGTGGGCGTGCGGGTGGTCTGGGATCGCTTCCTCCAGGCCtaaagctgcccagggaggtctgGGGCTCTGCTACCCCTCCTGAGCCTGCTCGGGGACTTGTGGGCTTGGGACAGCTTTCCTGTCTCCGGGCTTGCAGTTCGGAGCCCGGTCCCTGGTAGGTGTGGGCTGAGCAGCCAGGTTTGCATTGCAGAACAAGGGGAGCTCGATCCCTGGTTTCGCTCAAGAGCCGGAGCCCCACGTTAGGGTGGTGGTGAAGCTTTGGGGTGCAAGATGCTGCTCCCCGCTCCCTCCAGCTCAGGGTGACCTGCCTTGGCTCTCACCTTCATCCTCAGCCCTCCCACCCCACGAGCCGTGGCTGACAAGGGCTGTCTGTCCGCCCCTGGCTGTGGGTGGACCTTTGAGCGGCCGAGGTGAGGAGCAGTGTCCGCCAGGCTCTCTCTTGTGTGAAGTTTGTATGATTAGGTCCAAAGTAAATTTCCTTTTTGCCTGTCTCTCTGCTCTGTTGCTTACTTTCTCCCCCGGATCAATTCCCATATCAAAACTAATGTTCCCACCCTTTGTTTCTTCTAAGCTGACTCTTAGACCCTTGGATTTGGCATCCGTGCCTCTTCTTCAGCTGTTTTCCCAGGGCTAGGAACAGAAGTCCCTTCGGTTGGGGAAAAATTCTGCGGCAATGTGGTTTGCATTTGCTCTTCCTGAGCTGGTGTTTACGCAGAGCTCGTGAAAGCCCCAGTGCTGGGTCAGGCTGCCTGCTCGGGGCCGGGAAGACGCCTCTCGCCACCGCAGCCCGCGGCGCTGGGCCGGGTACATCGCTCCACGTCACCCCAGGGAGGCGATGGGTTTGCAAACCTCCGGGCTCTACCTGCTGGGAGGAACACAGCGGACTTTGAGTGGGCACATGAGGTAACTCAAGGCTTCCTAGTGCTGTTCCAAGAGTAAGTAGGGTCCGTGTTCCCTGGATTTGTTGCTCTTTTCTGACACAGGCTGAGATGGACAAGTTATTccctctgtttcagttctgtgGTGCAAAGTTTGAGCACTTTCCTTTCCCCTGCAAGTGTTAGGAAGCTTGGAGAAGATTCCTTTTGTCAAATGCCACTTTTAGCCTAGACCAGCAGGGTTAAAATCATATTTGTGGGTTTTACACGCAATCTGTTTTAGAGCAAGGAatgctgctggaggagctgtgTTTAAGCAACACCTTGTGAGTGGCCTGTCCCTGTCATGTCCCAAGGCCTGCGGGGTGCCAGGGCTgtctgtggggacaggggacagcaggctgggtggctgggagaggacaaCGGGCTCTGCCTCTTGGCTGGCCACCTTTCATTTAGCTGGAGCTTTGCCTTGGCCCCTGGCCAGGTCCCTTCTTCTTTCTGATCTTAACCCTTTGCAGGCAGCCTGGCCGTGGGCTGAGCACCCAGGTATTCAGCCTTTCCCCACGGATTCTGACCTGGTGGGTTCGGATCTGCACAATCCCGAGGAATAAGACCCTGCTCTGAATGCAAGGGTTGCACAAGAAAGCTGCTTGCGAGGTAGAGCCGTGTCCAATTTCTGACTTCTCGCTGCCCTCTCCTTGTGCTCACAAAGGATCTTTCTTATATTTTTCCCTAAGTGAAGTCAAGCTGGTTTGCTCTTGTGTTCGTGCACGTTCTTGTGAACGCTCTCTGGGGGCTGGAGGATTTTGAGGTGTATGTGAGCACGATGTGGGTTGCAGCGCTGCGCAGAGTTCCCTCCCGTCCCCATGCAGCTGCCAGTTTATCTCATCCTTTTGTGTGTGTAAACAGCCATTTTATAATATCACCTGAGGGTGACTAACAGACGTGAGCGTTGGCTCCTTCAAAGAGGACAGGAACGGCTGACTCTGCAGTGCCGGGCGGTGCCAACCTGGTTTCATACGCTGCTTTACTTTGGCCTCTCTTCAACTGGTGCACTGTTTATTTGGATTTGCTGACAGCAAACGAAGTCCAAATCATTGCGGCGATCCCGACCATGAAAAAAAACTCTTCCTTTTGCTTCTCTGTTTTGATGTGTCTGGAATTTCTTGTTTCCCCGTTTGCAGAGCGAGTCCTTGCTTTGGGGTCGCTTCCCTGGAAAGAGCGAGCGTGCCGTCCGTGCCTGTTGCAGGGGCGCTCAGCAGCCTGGCTGACCCCTGTTTGCTCCagtgacacggggacatcagACCTTGTACAGACTGAAGCCACCGTTGGGCAAGTGGCAGCGACTGAGAGGATCTGGTTGCAAACGTGCTGTTCTCCAGCCGCATTGCTCATGCAGACGCTGCCAGAGCAACGCGAGCTGCTTTCTAGGGCACACAACCAGAGGTACCAACCAGAGGAGTGGACTCTGGAGGTTTTCCTGGTGGTTTGGTCCCTGCCCTTTGTTTTCTGGATTGGTAGGTGCAGATTTCTCCTGGAAATAATGCTCTTTCACCCCGGTGAACTGTGAGGTCCTCTGGGGCTAGGCTGAGCAGACTTGATTTCACAATGTCTCGTTGGATCAAGATCATTTTTGTGCTTTGCTAGAGACTGACTAATCATCCTTGGGTTGTTTGACCAGCCGTTACCCATTAGTGAAATGAATGAGTAGTTCTTCGAGCTGTTGACTTTTTACCCAGAACAAAAATAAGGCTTTCTTGATGGGTTTAtttgtagctgttattttgttgctAGCTTTTCCTAAAAATGCTATGAACCCAACTGAGAGGTACTTTCTTCTGACATAAATATATTCAGTGTACTCAGAACTACAACGAAGTTCAATTTGAGGAAGAGGTGAGGATCTGGTGCTGAACAAGGACCCTCTTTGTAGCATGTATTTAAAACCCCACTGTCATGCATTCCTTAATCAGGGCTTCCACACTGTAATTAATAAGGACTCCTTATGATTCCTGTCTGACTTGCTCAGGAACCCATCAGTTTAGCCTGACTTTGACATGACATAAATGATCAAGTTAATTTTTAGCCTTGTGAAAAATTGCAGCAAGGTGGAGCTTGGGAAATGTTGCTTTTGCAACAAAGTGCTCTGAATGTCTGCTCTGAGCTGCACCACACAGTAACTACAGAGCTCTTAATTCCTATATGTGTGAAGTAAGAAGGGTGAGATTTACCCATGTCATAGACTGTGATTGCGAATTGATGTCTGTAAATGGCTTTGAGTtttgaaaatactgttttatCTTTCTGTAGGGTCTGAGAAAGGCGATGTGGTGATATGCATGTAGTATATGCTGCAGCGATGGCATAGCACAAGCAAGGAGCTGTTGTACTCGAGTAGTACAGTATCTATAAGTCTGCAGAGGTCCCAATGTGGCAAGCGGCTTGTCCTGTCTTAGGAGCAAGAGCAACCTGGCCTGCGTTCCTTTGGCTGTCAAAGCAGTAACAGTAGGTTATGAGCTGCAGCTTCACTTTGAGGTTAAGGACTAGACCTCGCAAATCCCTGTCcttaaaataatggaaaacagCGCTGTCAGATCCAGCATCTGGAAGTTGGATGTTTCCAACTGGAGGGAGAGCTGCAGCCCTTCTGTGGTGATGGGACATCAGAGCACTGAGGATCTTACAGGTGGGATCAAGTGTATCGAAGaaagggccaataagaaagatggggacagacttttcagcagggcctgttgcgataggacaaggggtgatggtttaaactaaagaaggagattgaggctggacatgaggaagaaattgttggccctgagggtggtgagagcctggcccaggttcccagagaggtggtggatgaaccatccctggagacatcccaggccaggctggacggggctctgagcaacctgagctggttggCAGGGGTGGCTCTGGGTGAAGGTCCCCtccacccaaaccattctctgagCACCTGGGGGGACTGCAAAGTCCCTTCCCTGGACCAGACTTTTCCGTGCAGACCTCACTGTCACTCACCTGCTGGAGACTCTTTCAGCCTCGTGGTCCCGAGtgcctgggagcaaaccagcctGGCTGGAGCCAGCGAGCTGCCTGAGGTGCTGCGTGCAGGAGGTTTTATGTTTTCAACACTTCATTAGGGTCAGGAGCAGCCCTTGGCTCCGGGTGTCTGGCTGGAGCAGCAGGTCCCCTTGCTGCAGAGCTTCTCTTTGAACCTGCTGCAGTGGCAAACTGATATTTGACCCTCCATATGGTCCCTAAAGAGAGCAGGGCTGTTGTTGGGATCCTGCTCTCAGATCTATACGGGCAAGTTTCCATAAGTTTTATTGTTTTGCTGCCAAGGGGCAGAACCAGGGCCAGGTCTCCTCAGTAACCTCTTCGCTTCCAATCTGGTTGTCCACACCCAGCATCTCTGGGGTTGTGCGCACACACCCCTCCGTGCTGCCAAAAAACTTGGGAGATCCTCTGAAAATGGCCAAGAAGGGTGGCGTACTCATTTCAAATTGGTTGtaaattgaaaattatttttctgcataGTGGAAAGTAGAGTCATAAACTCCTTCTAGCATTAATCATAGACGTGTTGTAAGGGAAGTTGTTATCTCTTCATCTGTGCTGGAAgtccccagccctggctctgctaGGAGTTATCCTGACATGAGGGAGGAGACGGCTCTTGTTCTGGAGAGCTAATGTAGCATAAAAGCAAATATTAGGTGGGTATGACCGCTGGGGAACCGAGGTTCTGCTTAACAAACCAAAGGCTGCTCCTCAAAGAGGGGTGAGAAAGCCCAAGTGTGGAGGAGAGGTTAGTGGGGCCTGGTGCTGGCTTCTGGCGAGTAATGGATCGTGGTACGTGTCAATGCTACAGCTGCTTTCCTGCTCTCAAACCCCGCGGGGGTAATCGCACACGCCCAGCGCTTCAGCATCTGAAGGCGAGTGGACGGGACCATCGTGTGACGGCTGCACGTGACGGTCGCGCTGGGATGAAGAGCCCGTCTTGCTTTTCAATCCCCGAGCAGACACTGCGTGCGCGCAGACGCTGCACTCGACTTCGACCAGAAGAATCCCCCAGGGCGTCTGGGCAGGGCGATAATGTGAAAGGAATGCAGGGAGGGTAACCGAAAGAAAATAAGCATCCTCGGTAATGCACATGGTCTGCGCTCCCTCCTCCCTGGGAAGGGCAGGAGCTCCTCGCTGCCCGTACTTGTCATGCCGGTCACACGCGTGCTGGTGCGCAGGCTAACACCCTCCACAATAAATCTCAAAGATTAattacacaccaaaaaaaaatcccacaacctcACTCGCAGCATTTGAAATGCGTCTCAACCATGCTCCGCTCGGGTTATTCATGGGGAAAAGAAATAACCTCCTGAACAGAGCAATTGAGAATGCAAATGTCCCAGCCTGGCTCAAAAGAGGAATGGAGCTCTGTGCTGCCAAGCTGATTAGCATCCCGGTACGGGGGTGCCGCCAGAGAGACAATTTGGGGACAACTGGGCTTAATGCTCCGGGATGAGGTTTTTAAGTTTTGCCCAGAAAGAAATTATAGTGTTGCTGCTCCTTATATGATGAGAGACCGTAAGATACGTTTCCTTGTTCTCCTCGTGGCGACTGCCCTTCCTCTGGTGAGATCCTTCAGCCCTTTGTTTCCTGTCACTGACCAGCTGGGTTTTGTGagttgaggttttttgttgttgtaaaatTGAAGCTTTCTCCAGGCAGCGGAacaaagattttctttttgctcTTGTGAGCAGGGAGGGAAAGTCGGTTGGAGCAGTTTCTCATGGGAGTGGGACTTGTGCTTGCAATAAGGATTTTACACTCTGTTCTGCCTTCTCACCCCTTTCTGTGAGAGCAGCGTGGACACGTGAAGCTTGTTCTTTTTGTGTAACTACAGCCGTCGGAAGCTATAAGGAATCTCAGTGTTCCATGTTAGAGATAATGAGTTTATCCTCGAGTCTGTCTCCTTCCCGtttaatttttggtttaatgAAACACGTTTCTCTTGTCTCTTCCCAAGGATGCCAGGACTGGTGGGCAGCAGGTTGCAGACAGAACGTTTCTGCGCTTCCTGCAAACTGCACGTTCTGTTCTGCTGTGAAAAGCCTCCAAGTAGCGACAGACTTTGCAGAACTGCCAGAGAAGCTCCAGAggtctcagccttttctcatcaaGGTAACGCATGGATTTGTAAGGCTGGATTAGTCCAAACTCTTGAATAGCACCAGCTATGGTATTTTCAACCACAAACTCAAACTGCTGATTGAGGTAGAACACATATCTGAGAAGACATTTAGCCCTGGTTTAAAGATGTTGGGGGTGAGGAGCTCCTTAACAAGTTGTTCCTCTGACTCATTATCATTATGGTTGGAACCTTAGCAATCTAGATGGCAGttacttttgaatattttttgGCGGGATGGAAATAGGAGAGGGGCAGAACCCCAGGCGCACGGCTTTTATCCTTGTTGTGTGTCGTTTAAGACAGGGCA encodes the following:
- the C21H6orf89 gene encoding bombesin receptor-activated protein C6orf89 homolog isoform X1, which gives rise to MAEAGSAGPSPVPPPSRAGGARSRAAERGSRRAVPGRFHGFFQSPWDTEPAETIRAAAKPCPAKRCFSSEAMELSANELSIYDKLSETIDLVRQTGHQCGMSEKAIEKFIKQLLERNEPQRGPPRYPILVPLYKGLLTLGLVLLTVYFVVQPYNPLPPEAPLSRAQAWGSLVGHIRLLSLPIAKKYMLERCQDWWAAGCRQNVSALPANCTFCSAVKSLQVATDFAELPEKLQRSQPFLIKTGQHLSYEELKHFQSRDPGLAEVIIEENSAELWSCPFFVPWNKSVNKTRILQEFFPTASLPSFPRTASLESCFLIRHPHLGNKSYSLHSLFAVGSGQVTLTVVPLDKCRGHCEMFKVELEAGDLGYASADHWTMSFTAKGTEPVVLCDGAAS
- the C21H6orf89 gene encoding bombesin receptor-activated protein C6orf89 homolog isoform X2, whose protein sequence is MAEAGSAGPSPVPPPSRAGGARSRAAERGSRRAVPGCFSSEAMELSANELSIYDKLSETIDLVRQTGHQCGMSEKAIEKFIKQLLERNEPQRGPPRYPILVPLYKGLLTLGLVLLTVYFVVQPYNPLPPEAPLSRAQAWGSLVGHIRLLSLPIAKKYMLERCQDWWAAGCRQNVSALPANCTFCSAVKSLQVATDFAELPEKLQRSQPFLIKTGQHLSYEELKHFQSRDPGLAEVIIEENSAELWSCPFFVPWNKSVNKTRILQEFFPTASLPSFPRTASLESCFLIRHPHLGNKSYSLHSLFAVGSGQVTLTVVPLDKCRGHCEMFKVELEAGDLGYASADHWTMSFTAKGTEPVVLCDGAAS
- the C21H6orf89 gene encoding bombesin receptor-activated protein C6orf89 homolog isoform X3 → MLVARRRFHGFFQSPWDTEPAETIRAAAKPCPAKRCFSSEAMELSANELSIYDKLSETIDLVRQTGHQCGMSEKAIEKFIKQLLERNEPQRGPPRYPILVPLYKGLLTLGLVLLTVYFVVQPYNPLPPEAPLSRAQAWGSLVGHIRLLSLPIAKKYMLERCQDWWAAGCRQNVSALPANCTFCSAVKSLQVATDFAELPEKLQRSQPFLIKTGQHLSYEELKHFQSRDPGLAEVIIEENSAELWSCPFFVPWNKSVNKTRILQEFFPTASLPSFPRTASLESCFLIRHPHLGNKSYSLHSLFAVGSGQVTLTVVPLDKCRGHCEMFKVELEAGDLGYASADHWTMSFTAKGTEPVVLCDGAAS
- the C21H6orf89 gene encoding bombesin receptor-activated protein C6orf89 homolog isoform X4, with the protein product MELSANELSIYDKLSETIDLVRQTGHQCGMSEKAIEKFIKQLLERNEPQRGPPRYPILVPLYKGLLTLGLVLLTVYFVVQPYNPLPPEAPLSRAQAWGSLVGHIRLLSLPIAKKYMLERCQDWWAAGCRQNVSALPANCTFCSAVKSLQVATDFAELPEKLQRSQPFLIKTGQHLSYEELKHFQSRDPGLAEVIIEENSAELWSCPFFVPWNKSVNKTRILQEFFPTASLPSFPRTASLESCFLIRHPHLGNKSYSLHSLFAVGSGQVTLTVVPLDKCRGHCEMFKVELEAGDLGYASADHWTMSFTAKGTEPVVLCDGAAS